The Streptomyces europaeiscabiei genome window below encodes:
- a CDS encoding fumarylacetoacetate hydrolase family protein has translation MKLATIRVNGTTRAVRVDEDKAVDLGESDLVAFLSHGDWAARAADADGETYEGALDYAPVVIAPEKVVCVGLNYRTHILEMGRELPSHPTLFSKFARALVGAYDNVTLPAASTQMDWEAELGVVIGAEVRHADTEQARAAIAGYTVLNDVTARDWQYRTTQWDQGKTFEATTPIGPWLVTADDPAVSAQGLSLTCEVDGDTVQKADTGDLVFDPATLVAYLSEIITLVPGDVIATGTPGGVGHARKPARYLHDGTTLVTRIEGIGECRNTCRRETR, from the coding sequence GTGAAGCTCGCCACCATCCGGGTCAACGGCACCACGCGCGCCGTCCGCGTCGACGAGGACAAGGCCGTGGACCTCGGCGAGAGCGACCTCGTGGCCTTCCTGAGCCACGGCGACTGGGCGGCACGTGCCGCGGACGCCGACGGCGAAACGTACGAAGGCGCCCTTGACTACGCCCCCGTCGTCATCGCGCCGGAGAAGGTCGTGTGCGTCGGCCTCAACTACCGCACCCACATCCTGGAGATGGGCCGCGAACTCCCCTCGCACCCCACGCTGTTCTCCAAGTTCGCGCGAGCGCTGGTCGGCGCGTACGACAACGTGACCCTGCCCGCCGCGTCCACGCAGATGGACTGGGAGGCCGAACTCGGCGTCGTCATCGGTGCCGAGGTCCGGCACGCCGACACGGAGCAGGCGCGGGCCGCGATCGCCGGGTACACCGTGCTCAACGACGTCACCGCCCGGGACTGGCAGTACCGCACCACCCAGTGGGACCAGGGCAAGACGTTCGAGGCCACCACCCCCATCGGACCGTGGCTGGTGACCGCCGACGACCCGGCGGTGTCCGCCCAGGGCCTGAGTCTGACCTGTGAGGTCGACGGCGACACGGTCCAGAAGGCCGACACCGGTGACCTCGTCTTCGACCCGGCAACGCTGGTCGCGTACCTGTCCGAGATCATCACGCTGGTGCCCGGCGACGTGATCGCCACCGGCACTCCGGGCGGAGTCGGCCACGCCCGCAAGCCCGCCCGCTATCTGCACGACGGTACGACCCTCGTCACCCGGATCGAGGGGATCGGCGAGTGCCGCAACACCTGCCGCCGCGAGACACGGTGA